The Flavobacterium piscisymbiosum genome includes a region encoding these proteins:
- a CDS encoding NAD(P)-dependent alcohol dehydrogenase, whose product METKNIKAFGTEAAEAPLQTLDIQRRAVLAHDVEIEILYCGICHSDLHSARNEWHGTIYPIVPGHEIVGRITKVGDHVKGFKVGDLAGVGCMVDSCRECEHCKDGLEQFCDPGNTLTFNSPDVHLGGQTFGGYSQSIVVDENYVLHVSDKLDLAGVAPLLCAGITTYSPLKHWKVGPGQKVGIVGIGGLGHMGIKLAKAMGAHVVVFTTSLSKTEDAKRLGADEVVLSTDPEQMAKHAKSLNFILDCVSAEHNIDSYLNLLKVDGTLTLVGAPMEPLPVTSFSLLLGRRSFAGSNIGGIAETQEMLDFCAEHNITADIEIIGVDEVNDAYERLLKGDIKYRFVIDMASLK is encoded by the coding sequence ATGGAAACAAAAAACATAAAAGCCTTTGGTACAGAAGCTGCCGAAGCACCTTTACAAACATTAGACATTCAGCGTAGAGCGGTATTAGCGCATGACGTAGAAATCGAAATTTTATATTGCGGAATCTGCCATTCCGATTTACACTCGGCGAGAAACGAGTGGCACGGAACGATTTACCCAATAGTTCCGGGACATGAAATTGTGGGTCGTATAACAAAAGTGGGCGATCACGTAAAAGGTTTTAAAGTTGGAGATTTGGCCGGAGTAGGATGTATGGTCGATTCATGTAGAGAATGTGAACATTGTAAAGACGGATTAGAGCAATTTTGTGATCCCGGAAATACATTAACATTCAATTCTCCTGATGTTCATTTGGGCGGACAAACTTTTGGAGGATATTCTCAAAGCATCGTAGTCGATGAAAATTATGTATTGCATGTTTCAGACAAATTAGATCTTGCCGGAGTTGCTCCTTTATTATGTGCCGGAATCACGACTTATTCTCCATTAAAACACTGGAAAGTGGGCCCTGGACAAAAAGTTGGGATCGTTGGGATCGGTGGTTTAGGACATATGGGAATTAAACTTGCAAAAGCAATGGGCGCTCATGTCGTTGTTTTTACCACCTCATTATCTAAAACCGAAGATGCAAAACGTTTAGGTGCAGATGAAGTTGTTTTATCTACAGATCCGGAACAAATGGCGAAACATGCAAAATCACTTAACTTTATTTTAGATTGCGTATCGGCGGAACATAATATAGATTCTTATTTGAATTTACTAAAAGTAGACGGAACTCTTACATTAGTTGGTGCTCCAATGGAACCACTTCCGGTAACATCATTTAGTCTTTTATTAGGCAGAAGAAGTTTTGCAGGTTCAAACATTGGCGGAATTGCCGAAACTCAGGAAATGCTTGACTTCTGTGCAGAACATAACATTACGGCAGACATCGAAATTATTGGTGTTGATGAAGTAAACGATGCTTACGAAAGATTATTAAAAGGGGATATTAAATACCGTTTTGTAATTGATATGGCTTCGTTGAAGTAA
- a CDS encoding AraC family transcriptional regulator has product MQKKSIPVLSVGNILGEETLGITLFRHSVKGRNEFEQPHKHDFYLVFFVENGSGFHNVDFTQYTVNDYQVYFIRPGQVHNWSLDVDTSGFQLMLSADVISIFSNLGKFPFFEQSVPSCLSLNKKEFEEFKNHLHQIELLLSDNDTLTKEIVLLRLHLLLKLLQKEYLNQFPEHDSSTKPEKIIKGFTILIDDYFSKEPSVNFYADKLNITSNYLNILSQKYLKVPASDVIRQRTILEAKRLLTSTDLSIKEIGYQLGFNDNTYFTKVFKKYAGKTPGDFKKL; this is encoded by the coding sequence TTGCAAAAAAAATCAATTCCTGTTTTATCCGTTGGCAATATACTTGGAGAAGAAACTTTGGGTATTACCTTATTTCGCCATAGCGTAAAAGGAAGAAATGAATTCGAGCAGCCACATAAGCATGACTTTTATCTGGTATTTTTTGTTGAGAATGGTTCCGGGTTTCACAATGTCGATTTTACTCAATATACAGTAAACGATTATCAGGTTTATTTTATCAGGCCGGGGCAGGTACACAACTGGTCGCTTGATGTAGATACTTCGGGGTTTCAGCTGATGCTTTCTGCCGATGTGATTAGTATTTTTTCGAATTTAGGGAAATTTCCGTTTTTTGAGCAAAGTGTTCCTTCTTGTCTTTCTTTAAACAAAAAAGAATTTGAGGAATTTAAAAATCATTTACATCAAATAGAATTACTATTGTCTGATAACGATACACTTACCAAAGAAATAGTTTTACTGCGTTTGCATTTACTGCTCAAATTATTGCAAAAAGAATATTTGAATCAGTTTCCTGAACACGATTCATCGACCAAACCTGAGAAAATAATAAAAGGGTTTACTATTTTAATTGATGATTATTTCAGTAAAGAACCTTCGGTGAATTTTTATGCCGATAAATTAAATATTACCTCTAATTATCTCAACATCCTCTCGCAGAAATATTTAAAGGTTCCGGCAAGTGATGTGATAAGACAAAGAACCATTCTTGAAGCTAAACGTTTGCTAACCAGTACCGATTTGTCTATTAAAGAAATTGGTTACCAACTTGGTTTTAATGACAATACTTATTTTACCAAAGTCTTTAAAAAATATGCAGGAAAAACTCCGGGAGATTTTAAAAAATTATAA